Proteins encoded by one window of Cupriavidus sp. EM10:
- a CDS encoding NAD(P)/FAD-dependent oxidoreductase: MENVDCVVIGAGVVGLAVARALAQQGREVIILEAENAFGTITSARNSEVIHAGIYYPAGSLKAELCVRGKAMLYDYCESHHVTHQRCGKLIVATSEAQVATLAGIRAKAEANGVHDLRLLTRDEARALEPQLECHAALLSPSTGIIDSHGLMTALLGDAEQAGAMLAVQSPVVAGAVTPEGIRLDVAGDDGETTLLARTVVNSAGLTAPELARRIAGIPPEHIPGQYYAKGCYFTLAGRAPFSRLIYPVPEAAGLGVHLTLDLGGQARFGPNVRWIDEIEYSVPPHDADSFYDEVRRYWPGLADGALQPGYAGIRPKISGPGETAADFRIDGPQVHGVPGLVNLFGIESPGLTSSLAIAEKVAGLLA, encoded by the coding sequence ATGGAAAACGTGGATTGCGTCGTAATTGGCGCGGGCGTGGTGGGCTTGGCGGTGGCGCGCGCGCTGGCGCAGCAGGGCCGCGAGGTCATCATCCTTGAGGCCGAAAACGCGTTCGGCACGATCACCAGCGCCCGCAACAGCGAGGTGATCCATGCCGGCATCTACTACCCCGCCGGATCGCTGAAGGCCGAACTGTGCGTGCGCGGCAAGGCCATGCTCTACGACTATTGCGAGAGCCACCACGTGACGCACCAGCGCTGCGGCAAGCTGATCGTGGCCACCAGCGAGGCCCAGGTGGCCACGCTGGCCGGCATCCGCGCCAAGGCCGAGGCCAACGGCGTACACGACCTGCGCCTGCTGACCCGGGACGAGGCGCGCGCGCTCGAACCGCAGCTGGAATGCCACGCGGCCCTGCTGTCGCCATCGACCGGCATCATCGACAGCCACGGCCTGATGACCGCCCTGTTGGGCGATGCCGAGCAGGCTGGCGCGATGCTGGCCGTGCAGTCGCCAGTGGTGGCCGGCGCGGTGACGCCGGAGGGGATCCGGCTGGACGTGGCGGGCGACGATGGCGAAACGACGCTGCTGGCGCGTACCGTGGTCAATTCGGCCGGCCTGACCGCCCCCGAACTGGCGCGCCGCATTGCCGGCATCCCGCCGGAACACATTCCGGGCCAGTACTACGCCAAGGGCTGCTATTTCACGCTGGCGGGCCGCGCGCCGTTCTCGCGCCTGATTTATCCGGTGCCGGAAGCGGCCGGGCTTGGCGTGCACCTGACGCTGGACCTGGGCGGCCAGGCGCGCTTCGGCCCCAATGTGCGGTGGATCGACGAGATCGAATACAGCGTGCCGCCGCACGATGCCGACAGCTTCTACGACGAGGTGCGCCGCTACTGGCCGGGCCTGGCCGATGGCGCCCTTCAGCCAGGCTACGCCGGTATCCGCCCAAAAATCAGCGGCCCGGGCGAGACGGCTGCGGACTTCCGCATCGATGGCCCGCAGGTGCATGGCGTGCCGGGGCTGGTCAACCTGTTCGGGATCGAATCGCCGGGGCTGACATCGTCGCTGGCGATTGCGGAGAAAGTGGCCGGCCTGCTGGCCTAA
- a CDS encoding FadR/GntR family transcriptional regulator: MDRLPRPASLPNRIAQTLRDDIAAGRFAAGARLPAESALAESFDVSRPIVREAIALLKADGVLVTRKGSGAYVSETPGGQVWRVASTPDGGPTLSQLFELRRVVETACAEMAALRRTDADLQRIRDALASMQRHAADFPSAAAADIAFHHAIAQAAHNPCFTGLTDFVSQQLLVARQHAWENSARLHAAQGAPRAADAEHAALVEAIAAGNPEAARAAASAHLSAAAGRMGLD, translated from the coding sequence ATGGATCGCTTGCCCCGCCCTGCTTCCCTGCCCAACCGCATTGCCCAGACCCTGCGCGACGACATTGCCGCCGGCCGCTTTGCCGCGGGCGCCCGCCTGCCTGCCGAGTCGGCGCTGGCGGAATCCTTTGACGTCAGCCGCCCCATCGTGCGCGAGGCCATTGCCTTGCTGAAGGCGGACGGGGTGCTGGTCACGCGCAAGGGTTCTGGCGCCTATGTGTCGGAGACCCCGGGCGGCCAGGTCTGGCGCGTGGCCAGCACGCCGGACGGCGGTCCGACCCTATCCCAGCTGTTCGAACTCCGTCGCGTGGTGGAAACGGCCTGCGCGGAAATGGCGGCGTTGCGCCGGACCGACGCCGATCTGCAGCGGATTCGTGACGCCCTGGCCAGCATGCAGCGCCATGCCGCCGACTTCCCCAGCGCAGCTGCGGCGGACATTGCGTTCCATCACGCCATCGCCCAGGCCGCCCACAACCCGTGCTTCACGGGCCTGACCGATTTCGTCAGCCAGCAACTGCTGGTGGCCCGCCAGCACGCCTGGGAAAACAGCGCCCGGCTGCACGCCGCCCAGGGCGCCCCGCGCGCCGCCGATGCCGAACATGCCGCCTTGGTCGAAGCCATTGCCGCCGGCAACCCGGAGGCGGCGCGGGCCGCCGCTTCGGCCCACCTGAGTGCGGCTGCCGGGCGGATGGGACTCGACTAA
- a CDS encoding flagellar brake protein gives MIPLSPQDLPVGQPLPWSLLDGQGNLMLGSGSIIPDARDLALMFRHGTVCRPDDMPEPGNEPDAQAGSRLSAGPLGLQVGTLLHVKTPGDQSRAAASRLIGFIEQGLFVTWPTLGGRELAVHAGEGLLLRGFSGHAIHSFTSTVTAVCRSPFRYLVLSAPAQTEQMPVRRAARVPTRLAAYLVDAGEGVAAGAEAGGDDAGHAAGDTLNDLTVEQRMGEGLARLGLLSDLSTGGALVQTSSPAPAVGQKVRLRFQLRTGALDAEVTIDATVRSAPGQDDEEFPAFGVAFDALGERELTLLQCFIYEQLLATTCMPV, from the coding sequence ATGATTCCTCTTTCGCCGCAAGACCTGCCCGTCGGGCAGCCGCTTCCCTGGTCCTTGTTGGACGGACAGGGCAATCTGATGCTGGGCAGTGGCAGCATCATTCCCGATGCGCGTGATCTGGCGCTGATGTTCCGCCACGGCACGGTCTGTCGGCCGGACGACATGCCGGAGCCCGGCAACGAGCCCGATGCCCAGGCCGGCTCGCGGCTGAGCGCCGGGCCGCTGGGCCTGCAGGTGGGCACGCTGCTGCACGTCAAGACGCCGGGCGATCAGTCGCGCGCCGCGGCGAGCCGGCTGATCGGGTTCATCGAGCAAGGGCTGTTTGTCACCTGGCCCACCCTGGGCGGGCGTGAACTGGCCGTGCATGCTGGCGAGGGTTTGCTGCTGCGCGGATTCTCGGGGCATGCCATACACAGTTTCACGTCGACGGTCACGGCGGTTTGCCGCAGTCCGTTTCGCTACCTGGTGCTGTCGGCGCCAGCGCAGACCGAGCAGATGCCGGTGCGCCGCGCCGCGCGCGTGCCCACGCGCCTGGCGGCCTATCTGGTCGATGCCGGAGAGGGCGTCGCAGCGGGCGCCGAGGCCGGCGGCGATGACGCAGGCCACGCTGCTGGCGACACCCTCAACGATCTCACCGTCGAGCAGCGCATGGGCGAAGGCCTGGCGCGGCTGGGCCTGCTGTCCGACCTCAGCACCGGCGGCGCGCTGGTGCAGACGTCGTCGCCGGCCCCTGCCGTGGGCCAGAAGGTGCGGCTGCGCTTCCAGTTGCGCACCGGCGCGCTCGATGCCGAAGTCACGATCGACGCCACGGTGCGCAGTGCCCCAGGCCAGGACGACGAAGAATTTCCGGCGTTCGGCGTGGCGTTCGACGCACTGGGCGAGCGGGAACTGACGCTGTTGCAGTGCTTCATCTACGAGCAGTTGCTGGCGACCACCTGCATGCCGGTTTGA